Part of the Acidimicrobiia bacterium genome, TGCGCAGTCGACCACGATCACGTCATATTTGCCGGACCGAACATGGTCATTGACCTCAAGGAGAGCAAACAGCTCATCCATGCCAGGAAACACCAGAAACTCTTCGGCTTCGATCCCGGTTACCCCACCCCAATTGAATACGGCCTTCAGTTGGTCGTCTATCTGACCCCAGTGTTTGGCGAGTTGCCGCTGACCGTCAATTTGCTGACCGTCGAGGTTGGGGACCACCTCGCTCGGCGTGTCCCCGAGTGGAAGATCGAACGCGTCAGCCAGACTGTGAGCCGGGTCGGTCGATGTCACGAGCGTCCGATACCCGGCATCGGCCGACGCCAACGCGGTCGCGGCTGAAACGGTTGTTTTCCCTACGCCACCTTTGCCGGTGACGAGCAGGACCCTCATTCGCGCGCCAGTGACTCAGCGCGGCGTTTGAGCCCCCGCAAGGCAGTTGAGACGAGCGTCTTTTCGGCTTGTTTCCGCAAAAACCCCGGGATCACGAGGGTGGTCTCGACCTGAAGGGCGTAGACGACAGATGTGCCCCCGTCATCGGTCTCAGAGAATTCGTATGAGCCTTCCATCGCCTCTATGTCCGGCCCGGGAACGGCGGTCCATGACATGAGATGAGGCGCTTCATGCTCGTAAACCAGCTCATAGCTGATCTCCTTGAGCATGGCGTCGACTCGAAACTGAGCCCGGCGCGGCGACCCATCGGCATCCGTTTCAAGCACCTCGACACCTTTGACACTG contains:
- a CDS encoding SRPBCC family protein, producing the protein MSDGTVQNIEISAPIELVYEVAANLALYPDWANSVKGVEVLETDADGSPRRAQFRVDAMLKEISYELVYEHEAPHLMSWTAVPGPDIEAMEGSYEFSETDDGGTSVVYALQVETTLVIPGFLRKQAEKTLVSTALRGLKRRAESLARE